Proteins encoded by one window of Vallitalea longa:
- a CDS encoding IS1634 family transposase, which translates to EGWIHSSSGKSFDIRIFDKDQRLYEAFKNVTFYKERWIKEDGIEQKLIVTYSLKYRDYQQQIRTRQLERAVKLISSNPKSIDKKRQNDYKRFICATKVTNDGEVAEKAVYSLDEKAIAKEAMYDGFYAVCTNLEEEVSTIAKINHQRWEIEECFRIMKSEFKARPVFLRRNDRIKAHFTTCFLALVLYRYLEKKLDNKFTTNEIINQLKDMN; encoded by the coding sequence TGAAGGGTGGATTCACTCTTCATCTGGTAAATCATTTGACATCAGAATATTTGATAAGGATCAGAGGCTCTATGAGGCATTCAAAAATGTGACTTTCTACAAGGAAAGATGGATTAAAGAAGATGGGATTGAACAAAAACTGATTGTAACATATTCTCTGAAATACCGTGATTATCAGCAACAAATCAGAACCAGACAACTCGAGCGTGCAGTCAAACTTATTAGCAGTAATCCAAAGAGTATCGATAAAAAAAGACAGAATGATTATAAACGCTTCATCTGTGCTACCAAGGTTACTAATGATGGCGAAGTTGCTGAAAAAGCTGTCTATAGTCTTGATGAAAAAGCCATCGCGAAAGAGGCTATGTATGACGGTTTTTATGCTGTATGTACAAATCTAGAAGAAGAGGTGTCAACAATTGCTAAAATCAATCATCAGCGCTGGGAGATTGAAGAATGCTTTAGGATTATGAAAAGTGAATTTAAAGCTAGACCTGTATTCCTTCGCAGAAATGACCGAATTAAAGCACACTTTACTACTTGTTTTCTGGCTCTCGTTTTGTATAGATATCTGGAAAAGAAACTGGATAACAAATTCACAACAAATGAAATAATAAATCAGTTGAAAGATATGAACTT